Genomic DNA from Pigmentiphaga litoralis:
ACCGACTTTTCCGGCGATATGACGGCATCGACCCACTACGTCGTGCTGGCGTACGCCATGACCCTGCCGGATACGGGTCTGGAGCTGCCGGTGTCGCAGCACTCGCAATACACCTGGCTTGAACGCGACGCCATCCTCGCCCGCGACGATGTGCATCGATACACGAAGTCCTATTTCCTGGAGAACCCGTGACCCAAGCCCCTTCTCCCGACTTCCATAGCGTGGTGCTGTGCGGTGACAGCGGCTCGCGGCTCTGGCCCCTGTCGCGCGAGCAGCTGCCGCAGCCCTTCACGACCGGTGAAGACGGCAGCAGCCTGCTCCAGCAGACGCTGATGACCTTGCGGGCGATCGGGGCGCTGAACCGGGCCACGCTGGTCTGCGGCGAAGCCTACCGCTTCGTGGCCAGCGACCAGCTCGAGGAGATGGGGATCTTCAATGCGCACCTGCTGCTCGAGCCCTGCGGACGGGGCACGGCAGCCGCCGTGGCCTGCGCGGCCCTGATGGCGGTACGCAAGGGTACGGATCCGGTCATGCTGCTGTGTCCGGCCGAACTGGGCATCGATGCCGATCCGGCATTGATTGCCGGGCTTGCCACGGCGCATCGCGCGGCCACTGCGGGCCGCATGGTTGCGTTCGGCATGACCCGCAGCCAGCCGACGCCGCGGCGCCCCAGTTTCCGGGTGCCGCGCGAAACCGACGAGACCACCCCGCCGTCGGCCTTCCTGCCGATGCTGCGGTATATCGACGCCGCCGGGATCGAACGCGCGCCCAATGACGACGAGATCGATCTGTGGCACAGCGGCGTGCTGATTGCCAAGGCGTCCGTCTGGATTGCGGAGCTCAGCCGCCATGCGCCGGAAGTCCTGGACTGCGCGCGCCGGGCCGTCGAACACGGCAGCGATGCCGAGCTGGTGTTCAAGCTTGAACTCATGAATTTTTCGCAAAGTCCGACCGGAACCATCGAATCGATGATGCTTCCGCGCTCGCGCATTGCGGCGATCGTTCCGCTGGACGTGGCCTGGCAGATCGACGGCGGAACGCCGCCGACGCAAGGCGCCGACCAGGACGATCCGGCCAACACACATTCGGGTGACACACGTGGCACTGTCGTTTACGCGACACGCGACGCGATCACCAGCGCCGACGCAAGCGACCTGATCCTGCCTTCAGGCGCCCATCGGATGAATGACGGTGGATCCATCCCCTCCGCCGACCCCCACTCGCCTCTCCAACGCGCCAAACCCGCGCTGGCCGGGCCTGTCGACGCTTTCAGCAACGCATGATGCGTTGCCGCATTACGTCTGAAGGATGAGTTTCTGTAATCGCTCTGGCCGATATCGGTTGGACCCCACGAAAAACTAATCTTCAGTCTTCACCGCACCCCACTCGCGGGACCACGGCGCTTTGTCTTCCTAAGCGTGGCGCCTACCACACCAACACGACTTGCTCGAAGGATCGCACCATGCCGAAGAAGGCTTTGATTACCGGAATTACTGGCCAGGACGGCGCCTACCTTGCCGAACTGCTTTTGGCAAAGGGATACGAAGTCCACGGTATCAAACGGCGTGCCTCGATGTTCAATACGGCCCGCGTCGACCACCTGTACCAGGACCCGAACGCCGAGCCGCGCAACTTTGTGCTGCATCACGGCGACCTGACCGACTCGAGCAGCCTGACGCGCGTCATCCAGGCCGTTCAACCCGACGAAATCTACAACCTGGCCGCACAGAGCCACGTGGGCGTGTCGTTCGAACAACCTGAATACACCGCCAACACCGACGCACTCGGCACGCTGCGTGTGCTCGAAGCCATGCGCATTCTGGGCCTGGCCGACAAGACCCGCTTCTACCAGGCTTCGACCTCGGAACTGTACGGTCTGGTGCAGGAAACGCCCCAGCGCGAAACCACCCCGTTCTACCCGCGCAGCCCGTACGCCGCCGCCAAGATGTACGCCTACTGGATCTGCGTGAACTATCGCGAAGCCTACGGCATGTATGCCTGCAACGGCATCCTGTTCAACCACGAATCGCCCCGTCGCGGCGAAACGTTCGTGACCCGCAAGATCACCCGCGGCCTGGCACGTATCGCCCTGGGCCTGGAAGATTGCCTGTACATGGGTAACCTGTCGGCACTGCGTGACTGGGGCCATGCCCGCGACTACGTCGAAATGCAATGGCTGATGCTGCAGCAGGACAAGGCAGAAGACTTCGTCATCGCCACCGGCATCCAGTACAGCGTGCGTGACTTCATCAACACCGCCGCTCGCGAACTGGGCATCATGCTCCGCTGGCGCGGTGAGGGCGTCACGGAAGAAGCGGTTGTCGAACTGAGCCCCGTGCACAGCAAGCTGCAGCCAGGCCAGGTCATCGTTAAAGTCGACCCACGCTACTTCCGCCCGACCGAAGTGGAAACGCTGCTGGGCGACCCGTCCAAGGCCAAGGCCAAGCTGGGCTGGGAACCGCGCACGACGTTCCAGGAACTGGTTGCGGAAATGGTCGCGTCGGACCTGAGCGATGCCAAGCGCGATGCGCTGGTCGAAGAACACGGCTACGAAACCTTCGCCTACAAGGAATAAGCCGCCATGACGTCTTCAAACAAGCGCGTCTTTGTCGCCGGCCATCGTGGGATGGTCGGGTCGGCGATTGTGCGTGAACTGCACAAGCAGGGGTATGAGCACGTCGTCACGCGCAGCCGGTCACAGCTGGACCTGACCAACCAGGAACAGGTGCGTTCGTTCTTCGCCGAACAGAAGTTCGACGAGGTGTATGTGGCGGCGGCGAAAGTCGGCGGCATTCACGCGAACAACACCTATCCTGCCGACTTCCTGTATCAGAACCTGATGATCCAGAGCAACCTGATCCACTCGGCCTACCTGGCTGAAGTGGACCGGCTGTTGTTCCTTGGTTCGTCGTGCGTCTATCCGAAGATGGCGCCCCAGCCCATCCGCGAGGAGGCCCTGCTGACCGGGCCGCTGGAGCCCACCAACGAAGCGTATGCCGTCGCGAAAATCGCCGGCATCAAGATGTGCGAGTCGTACGCGAAGCAGCATGGCGTGAAGTTCTTCAGCGCCATGCCGACCAACCTGTACGGTCAGAATGACAATTACGACCTCCAGAACAGCCACGTGCTGCCGGCGCTGATCCGCCGCCTGCACGAGGCCAAGATCCGTCACGACCGCGTCGTGCCGATCTGGGGTTCGGGCACGCCGCGCCGCGAGTTCCTGTATGTGGACGACCTGGCACGCGCATGCGTCAAGCTGATGAACCATGAATCCGCCGACGGTCTCTACAACATCGGTTCGGGCACCGACATCGCGATCAGCGATCTCGCCATGCTCGTCGCCGAAGTCGTGGGCTTCAACGGCCGGCTCATCTATGACCCGTCCAAGCCGGATGGCACGCCGCGCAAGCTGATGGATTCCCATCGCATGAACGGCCTGGGATGGCGCCCCGAAGTGGAATTGCGGGAAGGCATTGCCATGACCTACCAGCACTTCCTGTCGCGGTCGACCTCTCCAGAAACCGAAGCGGCCTGACGATGCGACCAGAGCAAGCCGGACTGCCGCCCAAGGGCGGCAGGTGGCAGCGCGCGACCGCGCGTTTCAGGAACAACGCCTCGATATGGGGTCTTCTCGAATACGGCATCGGTCCGCTGCTTGCCGTCGTCTCGACCCCATTGCTGTTCCGGCAGCTCGGTTCGGTGGGCTTCGGCCAGTACGCCATGGTCATGGCGCTGGCCGGTTTCGGCAACGCCGCGAATATCGGCGCGGCCGTCACGGCCACCAAGCTCGTTTCGGAAAAACGTCATGAAGAAGACGGCGCCTATCGTGGCGCCGCCATCAGTGCGGCGCTGATTGCGATCGCACTGGCCTTCGTGACGGTGGTTGCAGTGATCGGCATCGGCATCACGCTGGCCATGGGCGATTCGCTCACGTTCGGCGGGATCAAGGTGTCGACGCTGGCCGTTCCCGCGCTGGCCATGTACCTGTGCCAGCAGCTGGATCAACTGTTCACCGGTTGTTTGAAAGGCCGGGAAGATTTCCAGACGACGGCGATCTGCGAGACGTTGGGCAAGACCGCCACGCTTGCCGCCGCGTGCGCTACCGCGGCGCTGACACATTCCGCGGCCTGGGCCAGTACGGCGCAGGCGCTGGGTCTGTTGCTGACCGCGATGTTGAAAATGAATCTGTTTGCCCGCACCAGTGGCCGGCAGATCGTATGGCCGAAGTCGGATCGCAAGGAAATGTCCAGCGCGTTCCGGTTCGGTGGATGGTCCTGGTTCAACAGCCTGAGTGCGTTGGCCTACGGTTCCGTCGACCGGGTGCTGGTGGGTGCCTTCCTGGGCCCGACCATCCTGGCGATCTATACCGTTGGCGCGCAAGTGGGCCAGATCATCCACACCGTGACGGTGGCGCTGTTCCAGAAAGCGATGCCGATGGTGAGCCGCATGACCACAGCCGCCAAGGGCGACATGCGGGCCGCGGCGCAGACCATCCGCAAGCTGCTGGTCACCAACCTGATGCTGTCGGCGGTCATGACCGCCGTCGTGATGGTGTTCAGCCACCTGATCCTGCGCCTGATGCTGAGCGCGGATCTGGCCGAAGCCCACCTGCCGCTGTTCCAGCTGCTGGTGGTGGCGTCGGGGTTGCTGTCGCTGAACGTCGCATCGCATTTTTCGCTGCTGGGCCTGGGCAACAGCAAGGCTGTCGCACTGCTCAACGGCGGCGCGGGCCTGGTGTCGCTGCTTGCGCTCTGGCTGCTCGTGGGTCCGCTCGGCGAAAGCGCCGCGGCCTGGGCCCGCATTCTTTATTCGGCAGTCACGCTCGGTGGAGTGTGGCTGGTTCTTCGATACCTGCACGGGAGCATTGTTGCGTCCCGGCCTGCAACCGCTGGATGAGTCGCTATGCTTGAAGCCTACATTGCCCACAGACACGATGAGACGACCCGGACCCTGCGCGCCTTCGTCAGCCGTCTGCACGAGCCCGTCGCGCGTCCGGCCTTCCCGTCTTTGCTGCCCAAGATCAGCATCATCACGCCGTCGTACAACCAGGCCAAGTTCCTGGAACGCACGCTGCTGTCGATCCTGAACCAGAACTACCCGTACCTGGAACTGATCGTCATCGACGGCGGTTCGACCGACGGCAGCGTCGACATCATCCGCAAATATGAAGACCGCCTGGCCTACTGGGTCAGCGAGAAGGACCGCGGCCAGTCCGACGCATTGAACAAGGGCTTTCGCCGCGCCACGGGCGATTACGTCGGCTGGCAGAATTCCGACGACCTGTTCTACCCCGGCGCGCTGATGGCCCTGGCCGAAGCGGCCATGCGCACCGGCGCACCGATCGTCAGCGGCAACCTGTATGTGGCCAACCACGAAAACCAGATCTACCGCGAAGTGCGCTACACGCCCATGACGCGCAAGTCGCTGGCCGTGGTCAAGGCATCGATTCCGAACCAGGCCGCCCTGTGGCGCCGGGACCTGATGGAAAAGTACGGCTTCATCGACGAGAAGAAGCAGTACTGCATGGACCTGGAACTGTGGAGCCGCCTGCTGCGCGCCGGCAGCAACGTCGTCGTGCCCGAAGCCTACGGTGTCTACACCGTGCATGCCGAGACCAAGACGACCACGATGGACCACATCCATCGTTCGGAGCGTGAGCAGATCGTCAAGGGTCTGAACCAGGAAGAAGGCCGCTCGGGCACGAAAGTCGACGACCTGCGCGTGGTCGCCCAGAAGATGCTGGCGCATGCCCGCCAGGGCGACACGCGCTACCTGACCGAGAAGTTCCTGACCAAGCTGGTCGGTGTCGATGATTGGCAGCGAGAGCCCAAATGACCAACTACCGCCAGTTCTCCACGCTGCCGTTGCTGGGGTGGTTCATGTTCACCGCCCTGGTGATGAACAACGACGCCCTGTTCCTGAAGATCGGCTCGTTCAACCTCAGCCCGTGGGACGCGATCTTCCTGGCCATCGTGGCCGTGAAGTTCGCCCGGCTGGCGGAACCTACCGCGTATGCCTTGCCCAGCGCCCGCATCGGCTTTCTGCTTGCCCTGCAGCTGATCGCGCTCCTGTTCGTCGTGATGATGCAGTTCCGTCATACCAACACGATCGAAACCGGAGACGCGGTGCGCGACTTCCGCGTGCTGATCTACTTCCTGTCCATACCGTTCCTTTGCTACAAGGACCTGCAGTCGCACATGAACTACATGACGCTGCAGCGCTTCTTCATCTGGTCCGGCATGGCGGTCGCCGCCTGGATCGCGATCGAACAGCTGTTCGTGTTCAGCGCGTCCAACCCCGTGCGTAACCTGCGGATCGGCGTGTGGGTGATCCCGTTCTCGATCGTGTCGGTCCTGTACTTCCAGGAACAGCTCGGCATCAAGAAACGCACCGCCTACATGATGACGCTGTTCATGCTGGCCGCCCTGGTGTTCTCGCTCAACCGAAGCCAGTACCTGCAGCTGGGGGTGGCCGTTGCCGTCGCCGCGTTGCTGGGCAGCCGGGTCGGCGCCATGCGCAAGTCCATCGTGTACTTCGTGCCGGCCCTGATCGGTGTGCTCGCCCTGTTCTATGCGATCGGGTATGCCGACGTGCTGATCGACCGGATCATCTCGGTCAATGACCTGGAAAGCGATTCGAGCTACGGCGCGCGGATCCAGGAACTGGAAGGCCAGGTGCAGCTGTATCAGCAGGCGCCGATCCTGGGTCAGGGCGCGGGCTTCAAGAGCTGGGTGATGGGTGAAAACGGCTTCGAGCTGAGCACCTTCGCGCACAACTCCTGGATGTTCTACCTGATGAAGTTCGGCATTGTCGGCACCGTGCTGGTGTTCCTGCCCGCCGTGTTCGTGCTGCTGATGTCGATGCTTCCAAGCTATCGCGATCCGCAACTGGAACTGCACCGCCGCTACATCCTGGCGACCGTGCCGATCTACCTGATCGTGGACCCGCTGTCGGGCGGCCTGGCGTATGCACCCAAGACGGCGTTTGTCGGCGTGCTGCTCACCTACTGTCTGTCGCTGATCCGCAATGCCAACCGGGAAACCACGCCTCAACCGGTCCATTACTACACTCCAGAAGGCGTACCCCACCATGGCTGACGTGCTGTTTGTAGCACCGGACCTGCACCGCGGCGGCGTCGGACGATGCGTCAGCTTCATCGTCGACGAGGTGCCGCACCACGGGTTCGGCACGTCGCTGTTCCTGCTGCGCGGTCTTGACCACGAGTACGAGGTCAACAACCCGGAAGTCGAACGCGGCATGCATGTGGGCGAATCGAAGCTGAAGTTTGCTGCGATGCTGCCCGTTGCCCTGTTCCGGCTCTGGCGCACCATCCAGCGCACGAAGCCCGAGATCGTCTGCTCGCACGGCCTGCTGTGCAACGCCGCGGTCGCGGTCATGCGCATGATGTCGCGCCGGCCGTTCCGCAGCGTGGCCTTCGAACACAACGCGCCGTCCAGCCACTATTCGACCACGTCGATGAAGGGGCTCAAGACCTTCCTGCTGCGCACGCTGTATCCGCGGCATGACGTGGTGATCGGTGTGTCGCGCGGCGTGGTGGACGACCTGGTCACGCTGGTGCCGGACCTGCAGGGCAAGTGCAGCCACATCTACAACGGCCTGCCGGTCGAAGAAGTCAGCCGGCAAAGCCAGGAAGCACCGCCCCCGCAAGCCGACGACGCGAAGTTCAGCGTGGTGTCGGTGGGCCGTCTTGCGCCGTCGAAAGACTACAAGACCCTGGTGGCCGCCGCCCAGATCCTGGACGATCCGGACGTGCAGTTCCTGGTGATCGGCGAAGGCCCGCTGGAAGAAGAACTGCGCCTGCTCAATGAAGCGCGTCCGTCGCGTTCGCGCGTGAAGTTCCTGGGCCACCTCGACAACCCGTTTCCCGCCGTGGCCGCCGCCGACATCTTTTTGCTGACGTCGATACACGAAAGCTTTGGCATCGTGCTGGTCGAGGCCTTGAGCCTGGGCGTGCCGGTGCTGGCCACCAACTGTCCGTCCGGCCCTGCCGAGATCCTGAGCGACGGCGAATTCGGCGTGCTGGTTCCGGTCAGCAACGCCGCCGCCATTGCCGAAGCGGTCCGCAAGCTGCTGTACGAGCGCGAACCCGCAAAACGCCTCCGTTCGTTGGGCCCCTTGCGCGCCAACGACTTTTCCCTGAATCAACACGCGCAACGCGTGGTCGACCTGTTCCGCACGTTGATCGCCGATCGCAAGCAACCCCGTGGAGTTTGAGATGGAACGCATCCCCGTTTCGGTCATCGTGATGACCAAGAACGAAGAGTCCAATATCGCGAAGTGCCTGGCCGGCCTGACCGACTTCGCAGAGGTCTTTGTCGTCGACTCCCGCAGTACCGACAACACCTGCGCGATCGCCGAATCGTATGGCGCCAAGGTCGTCCAGTTCGACTGGAACGGCCGCTATCCGAAAAAGAAGCAGTGGTGCCTGAAAGAGCTGCCCTGCACCTACCCGATTCTGCTGTACGTCGACGCCGACGAAGAAATGTCGCCCGAGCTGGCCGAGGAAATCCGTGCCTGCCTGCCCAAGTTCTCGCAAGGCTACGGCGGCGCGTTCGTGGGCTTCGACTATGTGTTCGCCGGCAAGAAGCTGGCCTATGGCCACCGCGTCTTCAAGCTGGTGCTGGTGCATCAGGCGTCGTCCGAATTCCTGGACTACGACGACCTGGACGCCGCCAACATGTGGGAAGTCGAAGGCCATTACCAGCCTGCGATCAAGGGCCGCACCTTCGCGCTCAAGCATCGCATGCTGCATGACGACCATGATTCGCTCTATCACTATTTCGACAAGCACAACCGCTACTCGGACTGGGAAGCGCAACTGCGCAGCAAGGGCCTGATGAATGATCCGCGCGAGGCCAACCTCGGCTTGCGTTCGATGATGAAGAAGGTGCTGGACAACCTGCCCTTCAAGCCGCTGATCAGCTTCCTGCACAGCTACATCCTGAAGTTCGGTTTCCTGGACGGCGCCGCCGGCTTTCACTACGCCATGGCCCGCGCCACGTACTACTGGCAGATCGGCCTGAAGATGGACGAGCTGGCCGCGCGCAAGCAGACCAAGCTGGTCCGCCCGGGCGTCGTGACGGCACGCCCCGCCACGAAGGAATCGGCGACATGAGCGACTTTCAGCGACTGGACCTGTTCACCATGCCGGCCGGCTTCCGGCGGCGGGGTGGGTTGACCGTGCAATTGTGGTGGTTGACGCAGGCGTCGCTGTTTCGCGGGTCCCCGCAGATCGCCTACGGCTTCCGGCGTTTCCTGCTTCGCTGCTTCGGCGCGAAGATTGGCAAGAACGTCGTGATCCGCCCAAGCGCGACCATCACCTATCCGTGGAACCTGACGATCGGGGACTACGCGTGGGTCGGTGATGACGTGGTGCTCTACAACCTGGGCGAGATCACCATTGGCGATCACGCGGTGGTCTCGCAGCGCAGCTATCTGTGCGCCGGCGACCACGATGCGGCACAGGTCGATTTCCCTATCCGTGCACGCGCGATCCGCGTCGGCAAGCAGGCCTGGGTCGCCACCGACGTGTTCGTCGGCCCGGGCGTCAGCATTGGTGACGGCGCCATCGTCGGCGCGCGCAGCTCGGTGTTCAAGGACGTTCCGGGCGGCACCGTCAACCACGGCAACCCTTGCAAGGTCGTGCGGCAACGCACTGTTTCGGCCCCATGAAGATCCTGCTCTACGGCATCAATTTTTCGCCCGAGCTCACCGGCATTGGCAAATACACCGGTGAACTCGCGGCCTGGCTCGCGTCGCGCGGCCACGAGGTCAGCGTCGTCACGGCGCCGCCCTACTATCCCGAATGGCAGGTGCACGATGGCTACAAGGCCGGACGCTACCGCAAGGAAATCTGGAAGGGCGTGACGGTGTACCGCGTGCCCTTGTGGGTGCCCAAGCGGCCGTCGGGCCTCAAGCGCATTCTGCACCTGGCCAGTTTTGCTGCGACCAGCCTGCCCGTGGCCTGGTGGCGTCTGGCCCATCGGCCCGACGCGGTGCTGGTGGTGGAACCGCCGCTGTTCTGCGCGCCGGCCACGCTGCTCGGCGCCGCGCTCGTGGGCAGCCGCAGCTGGCTGCACGTGCAGGACTTTGAAGTGGATGCGGCGTTCGACCTCGGCATGTTGTCGGGCAAGACGCTGCGCAAGGCCGTGCTGGGCGTCGAACGTTTCCTGATGCGCCGCTTTACCCGCGTGTCGACCATCTCGTCCAAGATGCGCGAGCGTCTGCTGGCCAAGGGTGTCGAGTCCGATCGCGTGGTGCTGTTCCCCAATGGCGTCGACCTGGACGCCGTCAAGCCTCTGGATCGGCCCAGCGTGATCCGCGCTGAACTCGGCATTCCTGAACACGCCGTGGTGGCGCTGTACTCCGGCAACATGGGCGGCAAGCAAGGTCTCGAGATCCTGGGCGAAGTCGCCCGCCTGCTGGCCACGCAACCCGACATCCGTTTCGTGTTCTGTGGCGAAGGCCCGACCAAGCCGGTCCTGCAGGCCGCCTGCCGTGACCTGCCCAACGTGCACTTCCTGCCGCTGCAGCCGATCGAACGCCTGTCCGAATTGCTGGGCGCGGCCGACATCCATCTGCTGCCGCAACGCAAGGACGCAGCCGACCTGGTCATGCCGTCGAAGCTTACGGGCATCCTGGCCAGCGGCAAGCCGCTGATCTGCGCGTCGCCCGAAGGCACGGAGCTGGCCAACGTGGTCGCGAACTGCGGGGTGCTTACGCCGCCCGAAGACGCCACCGCCATGGCGGATGCCCTGCTCAAGCTTGCGCGGGACCCGGCTCGCCGTACGGTGCTCGGCGCCGCCGGCCGCACGTACGCCCGCAACTGGCTCGATGCGGAAACCATCTTCCGCCGCTTCGAAGAAGCGCTGCTGCAGACGCTGCCGGACCCCCGCGAACCGCAGCA
This window encodes:
- a CDS encoding sugar phosphate nucleotidyltransferase, coding for MTQAPSPDFHSVVLCGDSGSRLWPLSREQLPQPFTTGEDGSSLLQQTLMTLRAIGALNRATLVCGEAYRFVASDQLEEMGIFNAHLLLEPCGRGTAAAVACAALMAVRKGTDPVMLLCPAELGIDADPALIAGLATAHRAATAGRMVAFGMTRSQPTPRRPSFRVPRETDETTPPSAFLPMLRYIDAAGIERAPNDDEIDLWHSGVLIAKASVWIAELSRHAPEVLDCARRAVEHGSDAELVFKLELMNFSQSPTGTIESMMLPRSRIAAIVPLDVAWQIDGGTPPTQGADQDDPANTHSGDTRGTVVYATRDAITSADASDLILPSGAHRMNDGGSIPSADPHSPLQRAKPALAGPVDAFSNA
- the gmd gene encoding GDP-mannose 4,6-dehydratase, with the protein product MPKKALITGITGQDGAYLAELLLAKGYEVHGIKRRASMFNTARVDHLYQDPNAEPRNFVLHHGDLTDSSSLTRVIQAVQPDEIYNLAAQSHVGVSFEQPEYTANTDALGTLRVLEAMRILGLADKTRFYQASTSELYGLVQETPQRETTPFYPRSPYAAAKMYAYWICVNYREAYGMYACNGILFNHESPRRGETFVTRKITRGLARIALGLEDCLYMGNLSALRDWGHARDYVEMQWLMLQQDKAEDFVIATGIQYSVRDFINTAARELGIMLRWRGEGVTEEAVVELSPVHSKLQPGQVIVKVDPRYFRPTEVETLLGDPSKAKAKLGWEPRTTFQELVAEMVASDLSDAKRDALVEEHGYETFAYKE
- the fcl gene encoding GDP-L-fucose synthase translates to MTSSNKRVFVAGHRGMVGSAIVRELHKQGYEHVVTRSRSQLDLTNQEQVRSFFAEQKFDEVYVAAAKVGGIHANNTYPADFLYQNLMIQSNLIHSAYLAEVDRLLFLGSSCVYPKMAPQPIREEALLTGPLEPTNEAYAVAKIAGIKMCESYAKQHGVKFFSAMPTNLYGQNDNYDLQNSHVLPALIRRLHEAKIRHDRVVPIWGSGTPRREFLYVDDLARACVKLMNHESADGLYNIGSGTDIAISDLAMLVAEVVGFNGRLIYDPSKPDGTPRKLMDSHRMNGLGWRPEVELREGIAMTYQHFLSRSTSPETEAA
- a CDS encoding oligosaccharide flippase family protein: MRPEQAGLPPKGGRWQRATARFRNNASIWGLLEYGIGPLLAVVSTPLLFRQLGSVGFGQYAMVMALAGFGNAANIGAAVTATKLVSEKRHEEDGAYRGAAISAALIAIALAFVTVVAVIGIGITLAMGDSLTFGGIKVSTLAVPALAMYLCQQLDQLFTGCLKGREDFQTTAICETLGKTATLAAACATAALTHSAAWASTAQALGLLLTAMLKMNLFARTSGRQIVWPKSDRKEMSSAFRFGGWSWFNSLSALAYGSVDRVLVGAFLGPTILAIYTVGAQVGQIIHTVTVALFQKAMPMVSRMTTAAKGDMRAAAQTIRKLLVTNLMLSAVMTAVVMVFSHLILRLMLSADLAEAHLPLFQLLVVASGLLSLNVASHFSLLGLGNSKAVALLNGGAGLVSLLALWLLVGPLGESAAAWARILYSAVTLGGVWLVLRYLHGSIVASRPATAG
- a CDS encoding glycosyltransferase family 2 protein, producing MLEAYIAHRHDETTRTLRAFVSRLHEPVARPAFPSLLPKISIITPSYNQAKFLERTLLSILNQNYPYLELIVIDGGSTDGSVDIIRKYEDRLAYWVSEKDRGQSDALNKGFRRATGDYVGWQNSDDLFYPGALMALAEAAMRTGAPIVSGNLYVANHENQIYREVRYTPMTRKSLAVVKASIPNQAALWRRDLMEKYGFIDEKKQYCMDLELWSRLLRAGSNVVVPEAYGVYTVHAETKTTTMDHIHRSEREQIVKGLNQEEGRSGTKVDDLRVVAQKMLAHARQGDTRYLTEKFLTKLVGVDDWQREPK
- a CDS encoding O-antigen ligase family protein — translated: MTNYRQFSTLPLLGWFMFTALVMNNDALFLKIGSFNLSPWDAIFLAIVAVKFARLAEPTAYALPSARIGFLLALQLIALLFVVMMQFRHTNTIETGDAVRDFRVLIYFLSIPFLCYKDLQSHMNYMTLQRFFIWSGMAVAAWIAIEQLFVFSASNPVRNLRIGVWVIPFSIVSVLYFQEQLGIKKRTAYMMTLFMLAALVFSLNRSQYLQLGVAVAVAALLGSRVGAMRKSIVYFVPALIGVLALFYAIGYADVLIDRIISVNDLESDSSYGARIQELEGQVQLYQQAPILGQGAGFKSWVMGENGFELSTFAHNSWMFYLMKFGIVGTVLVFLPAVFVLLMSMLPSYRDPQLELHRRYILATVPIYLIVDPLSGGLAYAPKTAFVGVLLTYCLSLIRNANRETTPQPVHYYTPEGVPHHG
- a CDS encoding glycosyltransferase; this translates as MADVLFVAPDLHRGGVGRCVSFIVDEVPHHGFGTSLFLLRGLDHEYEVNNPEVERGMHVGESKLKFAAMLPVALFRLWRTIQRTKPEIVCSHGLLCNAAVAVMRMMSRRPFRSVAFEHNAPSSHYSTTSMKGLKTFLLRTLYPRHDVVIGVSRGVVDDLVTLVPDLQGKCSHIYNGLPVEEVSRQSQEAPPPQADDAKFSVVSVGRLAPSKDYKTLVAAAQILDDPDVQFLVIGEGPLEEELRLLNEARPSRSRVKFLGHLDNPFPAVAAADIFLLTSIHESFGIVLVEALSLGVPVLATNCPSGPAEILSDGEFGVLVPVSNAAAIAEAVRKLLYEREPAKRLRSLGPLRANDFSLNQHAQRVVDLFRTLIADRKQPRGV
- a CDS encoding glycosyltransferase family 2 protein, whose translation is MERIPVSVIVMTKNEESNIAKCLAGLTDFAEVFVVDSRSTDNTCAIAESYGAKVVQFDWNGRYPKKKQWCLKELPCTYPILLYVDADEEMSPELAEEIRACLPKFSQGYGGAFVGFDYVFAGKKLAYGHRVFKLVLVHQASSEFLDYDDLDAANMWEVEGHYQPAIKGRTFALKHRMLHDDHDSLYHYFDKHNRYSDWEAQLRSKGLMNDPREANLGLRSMMKKVLDNLPFKPLISFLHSYILKFGFLDGAAGFHYAMARATYYWQIGLKMDELAARKQTKLVRPGVVTARPATKESAT
- a CDS encoding putative colanic acid biosynthesis acetyltransferase; this encodes MSDFQRLDLFTMPAGFRRRGGLTVQLWWLTQASLFRGSPQIAYGFRRFLLRCFGAKIGKNVVIRPSATITYPWNLTIGDYAWVGDDVVLYNLGEITIGDHAVVSQRSYLCAGDHDAAQVDFPIRARAIRVGKQAWVATDVFVGPGVSIGDGAIVGARSSVFKDVPGGTVNHGNPCKVVRQRTVSAP
- a CDS encoding glycosyltransferase WbuB, with product MKILLYGINFSPELTGIGKYTGELAAWLASRGHEVSVVTAPPYYPEWQVHDGYKAGRYRKEIWKGVTVYRVPLWVPKRPSGLKRILHLASFAATSLPVAWWRLAHRPDAVLVVEPPLFCAPATLLGAALVGSRSWLHVQDFEVDAAFDLGMLSGKTLRKAVLGVERFLMRRFTRVSTISSKMRERLLAKGVESDRVVLFPNGVDLDAVKPLDRPSVIRAELGIPEHAVVALYSGNMGGKQGLEILGEVARLLATQPDIRFVFCGEGPTKPVLQAACRDLPNVHFLPLQPIERLSELLGAADIHLLPQRKDAADLVMPSKLTGILASGKPLICASPEGTELANVVANCGVLTPPEDATAMADALLKLARDPARRTVLGAAGRTYARNWLDAETIFRRFEEALLQTLPDPREPQHQSKP